In Mustela lutreola isolate mMusLut2 chromosome 1, mMusLut2.pri, whole genome shotgun sequence, one genomic interval encodes:
- the HINFP gene encoding histone H4 transcription factor isoform X1, whose amino-acid sequence MVRGGKSWREPAAEGRVKAMPPPAKVLRKENLGLQCEWGSCSFVCSAMEEFCEHVTQHLQQHLHGSGEEEEEEEDPLEEEFSCLWQECGFCSMDSSADLIRHVYFHCYHTKLKQWGLQALQSQANLSPCILDFQSRNIIPDIPDHFLCLWEHCESSFDNPEWFYRHVEAHSLCCEYQAIGKDNHVVLCGWKGCTCTFKDCRKLREHLRSHTQEKVVACPTCGGMFANNTKFLDHIRRQTSLDQQRFQCSHCSKRFATERLLRDHMRNHVNHYKCPLCDMTCPLPSSLRNHMRFRHSEDRPFKCDCCDYSCKNLIDLRKHLDTHSKEPAYRCDFENCSFSARSLCSIKSHYRKVHEGDSEPRYKCHVCDKCFTRGNNLTVHLREKHQFKWPSGHPRFRYKEHEDGYMRLQLVRYESVELTQQLLRQPQEGSGLGASLNETSLQGIILEAVPGEPGPQEEAEEEGEGGSSQGTGLPASQDTPSPVIHVVNQTNAQGEQEIVYYVLSEAPGEPPPAPESPSGDVMEKLQGIAEEPEGLV is encoded by the exons GGTGAAGGCCATGCCACCCCCGGCGAAAGTTCTCCGAAAGGAGAACCTGGGGCTCCAGTGCGAGTGGGGGTCCTGCTCCTTTGTGTGCTCAGCCATGGAGGAGTTCTGCGAGCATGTCACTCAGCACCTGCAGCAGCACCTGCACGGCtccggggaggaggaggaggaggaggaggacccacTTG AGGAGGAATTCTCCTGCTTGTGGCAGGAGTGTGGCTTTTGTTCTATGGACAGTTCAGCTGACCTCATCCGCCACGTTTACTTCCACTGCTACCACACCAAGCTGAAGCAGTGGGGGCTGCAGGCCCTGCAGAGCCAGGCCAACCTCAGCCCCTGCATCCTGGACTTCCAGAGCCGCAACATCATCCCCGACATCCCTGACCACTTCCTGTGTCTGTGGGAGCACTGTGAG AGTTCCTTCGACAATCCTGAGTGGTTCTATCGGCACGTGGAAGCGCACAGCCTATGCTGTGAGTACCAGGCGATCGGCAAGGACAACCATGTGGTGCTGTGTGGCTGGAAAG GCTGTACCTGCACCTTCAAGGACTGCCGGAAGCTTCGAGAGCACCTCCGCAGCCATACCCAGGAAAAGGTGGTGGCCTGCCCCACCTGTGGGGGCATGTTTGCCAACAACACTAAGTTCTTAGATCACATCCGTCGCCAGACCTCTTTGGATC AGCAGCGCTTCCAGTGCTCTCACTGTTCCAAGAGATTTGCCACAGAGCGGCTCTTGCGGGACCATATGCGTAACCACG TGAATCACTATAAGTGCCCTCTATGTGATATGACCTGTCCGCTGCCATCCTCCCTCCGAAACCACATGCGCTTTCGCCACAGCGAGGACCGGCCCTTCAAGTGTGACTGTTGTGACTACAG CTGCAAGAATCTGATTGACCTGCGGAAGCACCTGGATACCCACAGCAAAGAGCCAGCCTACAGGTGTGATTTTGAGAACTGCAGCTTCAGTGCGCGATCCCTCTGCTCTATCAAGTCCCATTACCGAAAAGTGCATGAA gGAGACTCAGAGCCAAGGTACAAGTGTCATGTGTGTGACAAATGCTTCACAAGGGGCAACAACCTCACTGTACATCTTCGTGAGAAGCACCAGTTCAAGTGGCCCTCAGGGCACCCCCGTTTTCG GTACAAGGAGCATGAAGACGGCTACATGCGGCTGCAGCTGGTTCGCTACGAGAGTGTGGAGCTGACACAGCAGCTGCTTCGGCAGCCGCAAGAGGGATCAGGCCTGGGAGCGTCGCTGAATGAGACCAGCCTGCAGGGCATCATTCTCGAAGCAGTGCCGGGGGAGCCAGGACCCCAGGAGGAGgctgaagaggagggggagggcgggAGCAGCCAGGGGACAGGCCTCCCAGCCTCTCAGGACACTCCCAGCCCCGTCATCCATGTGGTGAATCAGACCAATGCCCAAGGCGAGCAAGAGATTGTCTACTATGTGCTGTCGGAAGCCCCGGGAGagccccccccagcccctgagtCCCCCTCAGGGGACGTCATGGAAAAGCTTCAGGGAATAGCTGAGGAGCCAGAAGGGTTGGTGTGA
- the HINFP gene encoding histone H4 transcription factor isoform X2: MPPPAKVLRKENLGLQCEWGSCSFVCSAMEEFCEHVTQHLQQHLHGSGEEEEEEEDPLEEEFSCLWQECGFCSMDSSADLIRHVYFHCYHTKLKQWGLQALQSQANLSPCILDFQSRNIIPDIPDHFLCLWEHCESSFDNPEWFYRHVEAHSLCCEYQAIGKDNHVVLCGWKGCTCTFKDCRKLREHLRSHTQEKVVACPTCGGMFANNTKFLDHIRRQTSLDQQRFQCSHCSKRFATERLLRDHMRNHVNHYKCPLCDMTCPLPSSLRNHMRFRHSEDRPFKCDCCDYSCKNLIDLRKHLDTHSKEPAYRCDFENCSFSARSLCSIKSHYRKVHEGDSEPRYKCHVCDKCFTRGNNLTVHLREKHQFKWPSGHPRFRYKEHEDGYMRLQLVRYESVELTQQLLRQPQEGSGLGASLNETSLQGIILEAVPGEPGPQEEAEEEGEGGSSQGTGLPASQDTPSPVIHVVNQTNAQGEQEIVYYVLSEAPGEPPPAPESPSGDVMEKLQGIAEEPEGLV; this comes from the exons ATGCCACCCCCGGCGAAAGTTCTCCGAAAGGAGAACCTGGGGCTCCAGTGCGAGTGGGGGTCCTGCTCCTTTGTGTGCTCAGCCATGGAGGAGTTCTGCGAGCATGTCACTCAGCACCTGCAGCAGCACCTGCACGGCtccggggaggaggaggaggaggaggaggacccacTTG AGGAGGAATTCTCCTGCTTGTGGCAGGAGTGTGGCTTTTGTTCTATGGACAGTTCAGCTGACCTCATCCGCCACGTTTACTTCCACTGCTACCACACCAAGCTGAAGCAGTGGGGGCTGCAGGCCCTGCAGAGCCAGGCCAACCTCAGCCCCTGCATCCTGGACTTCCAGAGCCGCAACATCATCCCCGACATCCCTGACCACTTCCTGTGTCTGTGGGAGCACTGTGAG AGTTCCTTCGACAATCCTGAGTGGTTCTATCGGCACGTGGAAGCGCACAGCCTATGCTGTGAGTACCAGGCGATCGGCAAGGACAACCATGTGGTGCTGTGTGGCTGGAAAG GCTGTACCTGCACCTTCAAGGACTGCCGGAAGCTTCGAGAGCACCTCCGCAGCCATACCCAGGAAAAGGTGGTGGCCTGCCCCACCTGTGGGGGCATGTTTGCCAACAACACTAAGTTCTTAGATCACATCCGTCGCCAGACCTCTTTGGATC AGCAGCGCTTCCAGTGCTCTCACTGTTCCAAGAGATTTGCCACAGAGCGGCTCTTGCGGGACCATATGCGTAACCACG TGAATCACTATAAGTGCCCTCTATGTGATATGACCTGTCCGCTGCCATCCTCCCTCCGAAACCACATGCGCTTTCGCCACAGCGAGGACCGGCCCTTCAAGTGTGACTGTTGTGACTACAG CTGCAAGAATCTGATTGACCTGCGGAAGCACCTGGATACCCACAGCAAAGAGCCAGCCTACAGGTGTGATTTTGAGAACTGCAGCTTCAGTGCGCGATCCCTCTGCTCTATCAAGTCCCATTACCGAAAAGTGCATGAA gGAGACTCAGAGCCAAGGTACAAGTGTCATGTGTGTGACAAATGCTTCACAAGGGGCAACAACCTCACTGTACATCTTCGTGAGAAGCACCAGTTCAAGTGGCCCTCAGGGCACCCCCGTTTTCG GTACAAGGAGCATGAAGACGGCTACATGCGGCTGCAGCTGGTTCGCTACGAGAGTGTGGAGCTGACACAGCAGCTGCTTCGGCAGCCGCAAGAGGGATCAGGCCTGGGAGCGTCGCTGAATGAGACCAGCCTGCAGGGCATCATTCTCGAAGCAGTGCCGGGGGAGCCAGGACCCCAGGAGGAGgctgaagaggagggggagggcgggAGCAGCCAGGGGACAGGCCTCCCAGCCTCTCAGGACACTCCCAGCCCCGTCATCCATGTGGTGAATCAGACCAATGCCCAAGGCGAGCAAGAGATTGTCTACTATGTGCTGTCGGAAGCCCCGGGAGagccccccccagcccctgagtCCCCCTCAGGGGACGTCATGGAAAAGCTTCAGGGAATAGCTGAGGAGCCAGAAGGGTTGGTGTGA
- the HINFP gene encoding histone H4 transcription factor isoform X3 yields MRNHVNHYKCPLCDMTCPLPSSLRNHMRFRHSEDRPFKCDCCDYSCKNLIDLRKHLDTHSKEPAYRCDFENCSFSARSLCSIKSHYRKVHEGDSEPRYKCHVCDKCFTRGNNLTVHLREKHQFKWPSGHPRFRYKEHEDGYMRLQLVRYESVELTQQLLRQPQEGSGLGASLNETSLQGIILEAVPGEPGPQEEAEEEGEGGSSQGTGLPASQDTPSPVIHVVNQTNAQGEQEIVYYVLSEAPGEPPPAPESPSGDVMEKLQGIAEEPEGLV; encoded by the exons ATGCGTAACCACG TGAATCACTATAAGTGCCCTCTATGTGATATGACCTGTCCGCTGCCATCCTCCCTCCGAAACCACATGCGCTTTCGCCACAGCGAGGACCGGCCCTTCAAGTGTGACTGTTGTGACTACAG CTGCAAGAATCTGATTGACCTGCGGAAGCACCTGGATACCCACAGCAAAGAGCCAGCCTACAGGTGTGATTTTGAGAACTGCAGCTTCAGTGCGCGATCCCTCTGCTCTATCAAGTCCCATTACCGAAAAGTGCATGAA gGAGACTCAGAGCCAAGGTACAAGTGTCATGTGTGTGACAAATGCTTCACAAGGGGCAACAACCTCACTGTACATCTTCGTGAGAAGCACCAGTTCAAGTGGCCCTCAGGGCACCCCCGTTTTCG GTACAAGGAGCATGAAGACGGCTACATGCGGCTGCAGCTGGTTCGCTACGAGAGTGTGGAGCTGACACAGCAGCTGCTTCGGCAGCCGCAAGAGGGATCAGGCCTGGGAGCGTCGCTGAATGAGACCAGCCTGCAGGGCATCATTCTCGAAGCAGTGCCGGGGGAGCCAGGACCCCAGGAGGAGgctgaagaggagggggagggcgggAGCAGCCAGGGGACAGGCCTCCCAGCCTCTCAGGACACTCCCAGCCCCGTCATCCATGTGGTGAATCAGACCAATGCCCAAGGCGAGCAAGAGATTGTCTACTATGTGCTGTCGGAAGCCCCGGGAGagccccccccagcccctgagtCCCCCTCAGGGGACGTCATGGAAAAGCTTCAGGGAATAGCTGAGGAGCCAGAAGGGTTGGTGTGA